The sequence TTGGTTTCCGAGGCGCGGGAGAGGGCGGTGCGCAGCTCCAGCCTGAGATCGCGATGCACCAGCTGAAGCAGATCGAGCGAGGCGGCGCCGGCCGTCGGCTCGATGTAGCGTCCGGTGCGGCCAGAAAAGTGCAGGATTTGGAAATTGTCGTCCGTAATAACGTAAGCGGGCGCATAGCGCTCGGCGATGCGCTGGGCGCGGCGTTCGAGGCCGACGTCCGGCCCGAACGAGCGGACCGGCGGCACCTCGACCGGCGCACGCCCTGCCGAGGTCGAGATTGGAAACTCCGGAGGAAGCCGCGTGCCGGTATCGAGCTTCCTGAAGATCCGGGCGCGACGATCGACCGGCGCAAACAGTTTCGGGTGCCGCGTCACGTTCTCGGAGTTGCCGAGGAAGAGGTAGCGCTCGGGCAGCAACGCGAAATGGAACAGCGGTATCACGCGGTTCTGAAGCTCCGCGTTGAGATAGATCAGCAGGTTGCGGCAGGAGACGAGATCGAGCTTGGAGAACGGCGCATCCTTGATCACGTTGTGCTGGGAGAAGATGCACATCTCCCGCAATTCCTTCACCACGCAATAGGTGTCGCCCTCGCGCACGAACCAGCGCGCCAGGCGCTCGGGGGACATGTCCTGCTCGATGTTGGTGCGGTAGCGCCCGACGCGGGCGGCCGCGAGCGCCCGGCCGTCGATGTCGGTCGCGAAGATCTGCACCTGCGGCGCGGAATCGAGCTTGGCCATGTGCTCGCGCAGCAGGATGCCGACCGAATAGGCCTCCTCGCCGGTGGCGCAGCCCAGCACCCAGACGCGAACCTGCTGGCCGTTTGCCTTGCCTTCGAAGATCTTCGGAATGATCTGGGTCTCGAGCACCTCGAATTCGCGTTTGTCGCGGAAAAACTCGGTGACGCCGATCAGGAGGTCGTTGAAGAGATTTTGCGCCTCGTCCTTGTCGTTGCGCAGAAAATCGACATAGGAGGCGATCTCCTCGATCTGCACGACCTGCATGCGCCGCTGCACGCGGCGTAGGAAGGTGTTCTGCTTGTAGCCGTGGAAATCGTTGCCGGTCTTGTTGCGCAGGATGTCGGCGATGCGCGACAGCGAGGTCGCCGCCGCGGCCAGGACCTCGTCGAAGCCCTGCTTCTCCTCCAGCCGCCGCAGATGGCGCGCATAGACCTGGATGTGCTCCGGGATGTCTTCGGGCGGCAGGACGTAATCTGCGATCGCCGCCGGCCTGTTGCTGTCGACCAGATGGTCGGACGACTCGTCGCCGGACAGTCTTTCCGCAATCGCAAGCCCGCCATGGTCCTTCAGCGTGGCTGCGCCGAGCGTGCCGTCGCCACCGGTCCCGCTCAAGAGAACGCCGATGGACTGCTCGGCGCGCTCTTCGGCCAGCGACACCAGGAAACTGTCGATGGTAGCGCGCTCACCGGGCCCCTGTTCGGCCTTGCGGACCGCAAAGCGCCCGCCCTGGATCGTGGTGATCATGGCCGCGGGGCTGAGATAGATCGCGCCCCCTTCGACTACCATCGCATCGCGGATGTCGGCGAGGCGCGCGCCGTCGGCGCGCTGGACGATGCTGCGCATCCGTGCCTCGTCGAGCATCTCGGCATTCTGGAGGACGAGGACGATCGCCTGGTCGTCGGCCAATGTCAGCTTGGCGAAGAACCGCTCGATACTGTCGATTGCGCCGGCCGACGCCCCGACGCCAATGACCAGCGGCGCCTTGGCCTGAGGCCCCGGCCCCCCCGCCGTCGTGTCGACTTCGTCCATGTTTGCCGCTACTCTGATTGCCTGGGGTCGACGGATTCCAGTCTCTGCAAATAGCAGAAATCGACATCATCCCAACAGCTAAAAGCGGAAAACGTTCGGCCTGCTGACGCCGCCCCCGGGAGCCAAAGCGGTAAGGCCCTTGCCCTGTCAGCCGGTCGTTCGCGGAACCGGCTCGACCTCCTGCTCGAGGTAGTTCACCCGCTGGATGATCAGGGTGCGATGCCGCTCCCACTCCGTCAGGGTTTGCTTCAACAGCTCCACCAGCCGTTCGGCTTGGCGGGAATCGTGCCCGCCGGCCTGCAACTCCTGCACCCGATCTTCCTGCCGGCGGATCCGCTGCCAGCCTTCCTCGATATCGAGATCGGCCTTCTCGAGGAGGCGTCGCTCGTCATGGAGTTGCTGCGTACGCTCGGCAAGGGATACGGCCATTGCGGCTTTTCACTTCTCTCGCTGGCGGATCGGTCGATCAAGCGATTGTAACACGGCGCGCCGGATCATGTCGGCATATTCGCGATATTCGGCCGCACGCCGCTCGTACATTTCGGCCACCGCCGGCCTGCCGCTGCGACGGCCATCTGCGGACATGCGCTGCACCAGTTCGGCCCGCTCCTCGACGATCCGGAGCGCGACGCGCAGAGCCTCGTCGACTTGTCCTTCCTGCTCCTTGGCGAGCGCATCAGCGGTGTAGGCGTGGCCGACCTGGCAGCGAAAGCGCATGGGATGGGCCTTATTGACTTCGGAAAGGACCCCGCCGCAGGCGGGGCAGGTCAGCGCCGCCGGATCGGCGATGTCGGCAAGGATTGCGGAGCCGATCCGCTCGCCCGCGGCGATTTGCACCTCCAGGCGGATATCCGGAGCGATCGGACGTGCGACCCCCGGCGCTTCCCGGGCAAGCTCGGCAAGGACGTCGCCGAGCCGCGCGGCGGGAACGCAGAGGTCGGCGCCGGCTGCCTCCAGCGCGCGCTGCGGCATCTCCACCGCGATCGCCTCCGACGGATCCTGCACGATCGTCATTCCGCCGCAGCGCTTGATCGCGTTGAGGCCGGCGGCCCCGTCCGAGAGGAGTCCGCTGAGCACCAACCCGATCACGCGCGGGCCGTGGTGCAGCGCGGCCGAGCGAAACAGTGGGTCGATCGCCGGCCGCACCATGTTCTCGCGCGGGCCGCGTCCGAGCTGGATGCGATCACCGGACAGCAGCAAATGATGGTCGGGGGCGCCGAGATAGACGTGGCCGCGCTCGAACTTCATGCCGTCGACGGCCTGATGCACCGGGAGCCTGCCGGCACCAGCGGCGACCGTGGACAGGATGCCGATGCCCTGCGCAGGAAGGTGGAGGACGATAAAGATCGCTGCCGGCACATCCGGCTGGAGGGCTGCCAGGATCTGCTTCAGCGGCCCGGTGGCTCCGGCGGAACCGCCGATGACGATGATGTCGCGGTTGCTCATGGAACCCACCATTCAATGCTTCGTTTGCACCAAGACGGCCTTGAGGCCTATGTTCCTATCTGTTGGCGGGGCACTGGAGGAAGCATGGCGCTATCGCCAACGTTGTCGCGCCGGCACGCCCCGTTGTCCGGACGTCGCATCCTCGTGGTCGAGGATGAGTATTTCCTGGCCGACGACATCAGCTCTGCGCTGCGGTCGGCGGGCGCGGAAATTGCCGGTCCGGTCGGCGAGCTCGACGATGCGCTCCCGATCATCAACGGCGGCGGTATCCTCGACGGGGCAGTGCTCGATGTGAACATTCGCAGTGAAATGGTTTTCCCGATTGCGCAGGAGCTCAGGGCCCGTCAGGTGCCGTTCGTGTTCACGACCGGCTACGACAAGGTCAGCATCGCTCCGCAATTTCACGACGTGGTGCTGTTGGAAAAGCCGATCGACATCGCCGCGATGGTTCGCAGCCTGGCCGGGCTGATCGGGAAGCCGAAGGCGTGAGGCGCCGCGCCGTTGCGCGGCCCGCACATGATCCGAGTGAGGTTCGAATGATCTACACCCGCAGCGCGGGCGACGCGCAGATCCTCTCCTTTTCGCGCGAACTGGTTCGCGATGCCCTCCAGATACTGCGCGACAGCGAGCACATCGCAAGGGCGCAGCGCATCCGGGATGAACTGGTTGCGGTCGAACCGGTTCGCGGGGAGGGCGATCCGGCCTAGAGCAGGCGGCTCCAGGTCAGCCACATAGCCACGGCAAGGCAGAGGGCGATCCCAAGATAGGGCAGGGCCTGCAAGCCCTGCGAGACGGCTTGGCGCAACGAGGAGTCCGTCAAGCCACCATCATCCATATGATCGCTCCCAGCATCACCAGGAAACCCAGCATCGCTGTCGCGATGAATGCCCGTTCGACGCGATCCATCGTCATCACGTTGCCCTCATGCCGGACACGATTTTGACGTTGTTCCGCGCGGTGCGCATTAGGCTATGTGAATCGCCGGCCGCTTTCTGAGCGATGGGCCGGCCTGGTGTCCAGGCTGGGCTGAGCTTACGGCGCTGCCGCAGCCGGAGGCGTTGCGCTGACGCCCGGCACCGTGGTCGGCCAGGGGCTGATCGGGTTGAGTGCCGACGGGGCGCAGGATGACTTGAGCTGCGTCCAGGCCGGCGCGAGGCCCGTGAGGTCGACGTCGAATTTCATCATGTCCGTCTTGTCGTCGGGCATCGTCGTGGTTTCGCGGACATGCAGGGAGCGGGAGGCCAGGATCGCCTTGACCATGTCGGCGTCGATGCTGCCGCGCCAGACCTCGTACTTGCCGGATCGGAGCGGTGACCCTCCGGCCTCCTTGTCCGTGACTGCGTCCGCCGTGATCAGGATCGTGCTCTTGCCGGTCGACGCCTCGTCGATTTCGGCCGCGAACCACAGCGGCACGCGCGCCTTGCTTTCGCACGACAGGCGCCACTCCATGGTCCGGAACGACGAGTCGTTCTCCTTCTTCATCACGGTGATCTTGCGGACGTACGGTCGCGCGTCCTTCTCCAGCTTCCACGCCGTCTCGGCGAGCGGTCGCGTGTCGATCCCGAAACGATAGAGCTCGGCTCGCGTCAGCACGTGCAGGTTCTCGAACTTCACGGTCCGGATCAGGGCGTCGAGCTCGCGGCTGATGCCCATCGAGGTGATGAACGCAGTGCGATCGCGATCGGCGCTCGCCATGCGGCGCTGCCTCGCCTCGGCGACGATCTGTGGGGGCGGATCCCCGGGAAAGCGCAGGACCAGCCTGGAATTATGAACCGCCAGCGCCGCGTCGGGCGCCACCTCGCGGGAGGTCGCGCCAAGAAACAGGTAACCGCAGGCCGAGTTGCACATGGCCCTGCGGGTGGTGAGCTCCGCCTCGACCTCGCCGCTTGTGTTCTTCACCTTCAGGCAGGCGGCGTCCACCTGCGTGTCCGCCGCGCATGCCGTCACGATGGTGCGGCCGACCCGGGCGATCGCCTTGCGACCGCGCAGCAGCCGCCCGATCGCGTAGGACTGCTCCACGTTCCCGCCGGGCGAATAAAGGTAGATCGGCCGCTGCGTATCCTTGACCGCGGCGAGGAAGCGGCGAATGCGCGGGGCTGCGTCCCCATCGATCTCGCCCTCGATGGCGATCCAGCG is a genomic window of Bradyrhizobium sp. CB1717 containing:
- a CDS encoding CheR family methyltransferase; translated protein: MDEVDTTAGGPGPQAKAPLVIGVGASAGAIDSIERFFAKLTLADDQAIVLVLQNAEMLDEARMRSIVQRADGARLADIRDAMVVEGGAIYLSPAAMITTIQGGRFAVRKAEQGPGERATIDSFLVSLAEERAEQSIGVLLSGTGGDGTLGAATLKDHGGLAIAERLSGDESSDHLVDSNRPAAIADYVLPPEDIPEHIQVYARHLRRLEEKQGFDEVLAAAATSLSRIADILRNKTGNDFHGYKQNTFLRRVQRRMQVVQIEEIASYVDFLRNDKDEAQNLFNDLLIGVTEFFRDKREFEVLETQIIPKIFEGKANGQQVRVWVLGCATGEEAYSVGILLREHMAKLDSAPQVQIFATDIDGRALAAARVGRYRTNIEQDMSPERLARWFVREGDTYCVVKELREMCIFSQHNVIKDAPFSKLDLVSCRNLLIYLNAELQNRVIPLFHFALLPERYLFLGNSENVTRHPKLFAPVDRRARIFRKLDTGTRLPPEFPISTSAGRAPVEVPPVRSFGPDVGLERRAQRIAERYAPAYVITDDNFQILHFSGRTGRYIEPTAGAASLDLLQLVHRDLRLELRTALSRASETNESAHAEQVQLGVNGHRVLVDITVEPILEGAGGHRNFVVLFKDGPARAADVPENNPGTLVRTEHVERLEGELRATRERLQATIEELESTNEELKSSNEEYQSLNEELQSANEELETSREELQSVNEELTTVNGELAHRVQELTRATSDLKNFLESTQIATVFLDNDLRVMNFTPAITQILHLVETDVGRPIAHIKARIPIEELYDDVRRVLRTLASAERELTAPDSGTRYIVRILPYRSIDNFIAGVVITFIDVTAITRAEERQRLLLAELQHRVRNTLGVVRSIARRSAETSSTVEEYAAHLDGRLNAFARTQALVTRDPEGGVDLEYLVIEELLAYNAHEGEQVRASGPAVRFKPKAAETFALAIHELATNALKYGALSQPGGRLEISWRIDGAVELPQLLFEWRERGGPAVTPPPRKGFGTELLERTLAFELKGQTTMSFNASGLMCLIAIPLTRRTFHTPSLEG
- a CDS encoding response regulator; the protein is MALSPTLSRRHAPLSGRRILVVEDEYFLADDISSALRSAGAEIAGPVGELDDALPIINGGGILDGAVLDVNIRSEMVFPIAQELRARQVPFVFTTGYDKVSIAPQFHDVVLLEKPIDIAAMVRSLAGLIGKPKA
- a CDS encoding chemotaxis protein CheB, producing the protein MSNRDIIVIGGSAGATGPLKQILAALQPDVPAAIFIVLHLPAQGIGILSTVAAGAGRLPVHQAVDGMKFERGHVYLGAPDHHLLLSGDRIQLGRGPRENMVRPAIDPLFRSAALHHGPRVIGLVLSGLLSDGAAGLNAIKRCGGMTIVQDPSEAIAVEMPQRALEAAGADLCVPAARLGDVLAELAREAPGVARPIAPDIRLEVQIAAGERIGSAILADIADPAALTCPACGGVLSEVNKAHPMRFRCQVGHAYTADALAKEQEGQVDEALRVALRIVEERAELVQRMSADGRRSGRPAVAEMYERRAAEYREYADMIRRAVLQSLDRPIRQREK